The Phragmitibacter flavus genome contains a region encoding:
- a CDS encoding autotransporter domain-containing protein — MKNFLTPFITSSVFRLFRLAGRPLRVLSAIALPGLWLFAPGQISAQTVSITGDVDPSPAVSPIWPVGGPLFIGVNTNGTLQIEAGGAVSNTFGYIGAFSGSTGEVTVTGSGSLWENASTLDVGLDGSGTLNIEAGGKVSNTSGYIGYFSGGTGDVTVTGSGSIWENSDLLAVGRAGTGTLNIEAGGMVSNTLGYIGRNVGSTGEVTVTGSGSLWENSDILVVGSEGSGTLQIEAGGKVSNTFGSIGFLSGSTGEVTVTGIGSLWENSAALAVGENGSGTLNIEAGGMVSNTVGYIGLNSGSGVVTVTGSGSLWENSDLLAVGLFGSGTLNIEAGGKVSNTIGYIGLESGSTGEVTVTGSGSLWENSGILDVGFIGDGTLNIEAGGKVSNTEGYIGFNVGSTGEVTVTGSGSLWENSAALDVGFIGDGTLNIEAGGMVSNTEGYIAHESGSTGEVTVTGIGSLWENSEILFVGNVGSGALNIEAGGMVSNTTSFIGYLSGSTGGVTVTGIGSLWENSSTLYVGTQGSGTLNIEAGGMVTSTDVTLAVIGATSKGTLNLDGSALSRGVLETAYVTEGSGTLGGKINFNGGILRATGDESNFLRNFESGDVEFLIGGAFFDSQQHEIGISTILTGGGGLTKLGTGTLTLTDSNTYSGDTAINGGTLIANNTIGSATGTGAVSVNNGGTLAGDGFITGIVTIQNGGTLAPGLSPGTLSLGELVIEPTAFLSFELGTPNVIGGPTNDLVDVVQDLQSSGSTGDLTLNGGTFDIFSLGGIGTYTLIAWDGTLTQTDTPTIGLWQAGYLFEGGLVVDETLKEVQLTVTTDGLQFWDGSGTSADGILTGGPGTWNLTDTQWTNSDGSAANATWQDGFGAVFSGLSGGTVTLNDNINLGEQGLHFVTDGYTLTGTGTFTIDQPDTLFIINDGLTATINNLITGAGGIEKNGLGEIIFTQNQTYTGDTLIRYGTLSTQSLASSAVSLQGGNFSPGGIGSPTSIQVASLSLDGGSLLFDIGSGGTDHIEVLDGLAQLNAPTLFAFNDTGIESGLYPLISGLDSGWDLSLLSWNGLSIPEGNFLFSDDGTELFFRAYFDEFISGAILQNSLPVATPIDANFQVNGNVRTGTTSENNIVNSLIFAPASNLQVFNNLTITSGNFTTQGGKATIQGGTILVPGDFNKFGPGILDARSNFIVNGNAFIHSGALAVNGTFQTNLLHVLGGGTLMGSGLIIGDVINSGTVAPGNSIGTLSIQGNYTQTRSGNLQIEAASLSNHDLLVVSGLAQLSGTLELQSLGYQPEFGDQIPFLQAGRITGTFDTITMPDPDINRGRFLNLGNTGVLLIAPASYTLVANTPNETQLARALDQWIGIETGDIGQVTLALDLQRADQYSQAFAAISPAYYEGALSTAIELSHNHSQLLHQQLNARRLAYRVSNVPAMPEAPSAKSSKDAKSIAPQVQPDNNDLRWSAWTQGSGLFSKGGLSLTPGEDFESGTILVGADYLLTDNLAIGLFASYQEGWGDYDNGGDIDLDATRFGLYATYDQGGFYANATIGGGQTSFDIQRPIRWAYLDRTATSNPDAYEFFTSLSTGYDLKRGNWTFGPQLSLQYSNLSLDNTTEGGAGALNLRLDDPQMESLRTYLGGRIAYTIQVNDRFAIIPEVRAFWQHEYLDGGSVNATLDSGNGPSFTHTFSNQEKDSFFLGAGLGFQMGTRFYANLYYNLDLSRRDEENHTVSISATIRF, encoded by the coding sequence CTCACGCCGTTCATCACCTCCTCCGTTTTCCGTCTGTTTCGACTTGCCGGACGACCCCTGCGTGTTCTGTCTGCAATCGCTCTCCCCGGCCTATGGTTGTTTGCCCCTGGCCAAATATCAGCGCAGACCGTAAGTATTACCGGAGATGTGGACCCGTCGCCAGCGGTTTCTCCTATCTGGCCAGTGGGCGGCCCATTGTTTATCGGTGTCAATACCAATGGAACGCTGCAGATCGAAGCAGGCGGAGCGGTCAGCAATACCTTCGGTTACATCGGCGCTTTCTCCGGCAGCACCGGGGAGGTGACGGTGACGGGCAGCGGCTCCCTCTGGGAGAACGCATCAACCTTGGACGTAGGCCTCGACGGCAGTGGAACCCTGAACATCGAAGCCGGGGGCAAGGTCAGCAACACCTCTGGTTACATCGGCTATTTCTCCGGCGGCACCGGGGACGTGACGGTGACGGGCAGCGGTTCCATCTGGGAGAACTCAGATTTGTTGGCAGTAGGCCGCGCAGGCACTGGAACGCTTAACATCGAAGCCGGTGGCATGGTCAGCAATACCCTCGGTTACATCGGCAGAAACGTCGGCAGCACCGGGGAGGTGACGGTGACGGGCAGCGGTTCCCTCTGGGAGAACTCAGATATCTTGGTAGTGGGCAGCGAAGGCAGTGGAACGCTGCAAATCGAAGCCGGCGGCAAGGTCAGCAATACCTTCGGTTCCATCGGCTTTCTTTCCGGCAGCACCGGGGAAGTGACGGTGACGGGAATCGGTTCCCTCTGGGAGAACTCAGCAGCCTTGGCTGTGGGCGAGAATGGCAGTGGAACCCTGAACATCGAAGCCGGTGGCATGGTCAGCAATACCGTCGGTTACATCGGTCTTAACTCCGGCAGCGGGGTGGTGACGGTGACGGGAAGCGGTTCCCTCTGGGAGAACTCAGATTTGTTGGCCGTGGGCCTCTTTGGCAGTGGAACCCTGAACATCGAAGCCGGGGGCAAGGTCAGCAATACCATCGGTTACATCGGTCTTGAGTCCGGCAGCACCGGTGAGGTGACGGTGACGGGCAGCGGTTCCCTCTGGGAGAACTCAGGAATCTTGGATGTGGGCTTCATCGGCGACGGAACACTGAACATCGAAGCCGGGGGCAAGGTCAGCAATACCGAAGGTTACATCGGTTTTAACGTCGGCAGCACCGGGGAGGTGACGGTGACGGGCAGCGGTTCCCTCTGGGAGAACTCAGCAGCCTTGGATGTGGGCTTCATCGGCGACGGAACACTGAACATCGAAGCCGGTGGCATGGTCAGCAATACCGAAGGTTACATCGCCCATGAATCCGGCAGCACCGGGGAGGTGACGGTGACGGGGATCGGTTCCCTGTGGGAGAACTCAGAAATCTTGTTTGTGGGCAACGTAGGCAGTGGAGCCCTGAACATCGAAGCCGGTGGCATGGTCAGCAATACCACAAGTTTCATCGGCTATCTCTCCGGCAGCACCGGGGGCGTGACGGTGACGGGGATCGGTTCCCTGTGGGAGAACTCATCAACCTTGTATGTGGGCACACAAGGCAGTGGAACGCTGAACATCGAAGCCGGCGGCATGGTCACTAGCACCGATGTCACTCTGGCCGTTATCGGTGCCACTAGCAAAGGCACGCTGAATCTCGATGGCAGCGCCCTTAGCCGTGGGGTGCTGGAGACGGCTTACGTCACCGAAGGCTCCGGCACGTTGGGCGGCAAGATCAACTTCAACGGCGGCATCCTGCGCGCGACAGGCGATGAAAGTAACTTCCTGAGAAACTTCGAGTCCGGTGATGTGGAGTTCCTCATCGGCGGGGCCTTCTTCGATTCCCAGCAGCATGAGATCGGCATCTCCACCATTCTGACAGGCGGAGGTGGACTGACCAAGCTGGGCACGGGAACACTCACGCTCACCGACTCAAACACCTACTCCGGCGACACCGCAATCAACGGCGGCACCCTCATCGCCAACAACACCATCGGCTCCGCCACCGGCACTGGCGCTGTCTCCGTCAACAACGGCGGCACGTTGGCTGGCGACGGCTTCATCACCGGCATCGTCACCATCCAAAACGGCGGCACCCTCGCCCCGGGCCTCAGCCCAGGCACCCTCAGCCTCGGCGAACTCGTCATCGAACCCACCGCTTTTCTCTCCTTCGAACTCGGCACCCCCAACGTCATCGGCGGCCCCACCAACGACCTCGTCGATGTCGTCCAGGACCTGCAAAGCTCCGGCTCCACCGGCGACCTCACCCTCAACGGCGGCACCTTCGACATCTTCTCCCTCGGCGGCATCGGCACCTATACCCTCATCGCCTGGGACGGCACCCTCACCCAGACCGACACCCCCACCATCGGCCTCTGGCAGGCAGGTTACCTCTTCGAAGGCGGCCTCGTCGTCGACGAAACCCTCAAGGAAGTCCAGCTCACCGTCACCACCGACGGCCTGCAATTCTGGGACGGCAGCGGCACCAGCGCCGACGGCATCCTCACCGGCGGCCCCGGCACCTGGAACCTCACCGACACCCAATGGACCAACAGCGACGGCAGCGCCGCCAACGCGACCTGGCAGGACGGCTTTGGTGCCGTGTTCAGCGGCCTCAGCGGCGGCACCGTCACCCTTAACGACAACATCAACCTCGGCGAACAAGGTCTCCACTTCGTCACCGACGGCTACACCCTCACCGGCACCGGCACCTTCACCATTGATCAACCCGACACCCTCTTCATCATCAACGACGGACTCACCGCCACCATCAACAATCTCATCACCGGAGCTGGCGGCATCGAGAAAAACGGCCTCGGCGAAATCATCTTCACCCAAAATCAAACCTACACCGGCGACACCCTCATCCGCTACGGCACCCTCAGCACCCAAAGCCTCGCCAGCTCCGCCGTGAGCCTTCAGGGCGGGAACTTCAGCCCCGGCGGCATCGGCTCCCCCACCAGCATCCAGGTCGCCAGCCTCTCGCTCGACGGCGGTTCCCTGCTCTTCGACATCGGCAGCGGCGGCACCGACCACATCGAAGTCCTCGACGGCCTCGCCCAGCTCAACGCCCCCACCCTCTTCGCCTTCAACGACACCGGCATCGAGTCCGGCCTCTACCCCCTCATCAGCGGACTCGACAGCGGCTGGGACCTCAGCCTGCTCAGTTGGAACGGACTGTCCATCCCAGAGGGCAACTTCCTCTTCAGCGACGACGGCACCGAACTCTTCTTCCGCGCCTACTTCGACGAATTCATCAGCGGTGCCATCCTGCAAAACAGCCTTCCCGTCGCCACCCCCATCGACGCCAACTTCCAGGTCAACGGCAACGTCCGCACCGGCACCACCAGCGAAAACAACATCGTCAACTCCCTCATCTTCGCTCCCGCTTCCAATCTCCAGGTCTTCAACAACCTCACCATCACCAGCGGCAACTTCACCACCCAGGGCGGCAAAGCCACCATCCAGGGCGGCACCATCCTCGTTCCCGGCGACTTCAACAAATTCGGCCCCGGTATCCTCGACGCCCGCTCCAACTTCATCGTCAACGGCAACGCCTTCATCCACAGCGGAGCCCTCGCCGTCAACGGCACCTTCCAAACCAACCTCCTCCACGTCCTCGGCGGCGGCACCCTCATGGGCAGCGGACTCATCATCGGCGATGTCATCAACAGCGGCACCGTCGCCCCCGGCAACTCCATCGGCACCCTCTCCATTCAGGGCAACTACACCCAAACCCGCAGCGGCAACCTGCAAATCGAAGCCGCCAGCCTCAGCAACCACGACCTCCTCGTCGTCAGCGGCCTCGCCCAACTCTCCGGCACCCTTGAGCTGCAATCCCTCGGTTACCAACCCGAATTCGGCGATCAAATCCCCTTCCTGCAAGCCGGCCGTATCACCGGAACCTTCGACACCATTACCATGCCCGATCCCGACATCAACCGCGGCCGTTTCCTCAACCTTGGCAACACCGGCGTCCTGTTAATCGCCCCCGCCAGCTACACCCTCGTTGCCAACACCCCCAACGAAACCCAGCTCGCCCGTGCCCTCGACCAATGGATCGGCATTGAAACCGGCGACATCGGCCAGGTCACCCTCGCCCTCGACCTCCAACGCGCCGACCAATACTCCCAAGCCTTCGCCGCCATCAGCCCCGCCTACTACGAGGGAGCCCTCTCCACCGCCATCGAACTCAGCCACAACCACAGCCAGTTGCTCCACCAACAACTCAACGCCCGCAGGCTCGCTTACCGGGTCTCCAACGTCCCTGCCATGCCCGAGGCCCCCAGCGCCAAGTCCAGCAAAGACGCCAAGTCCATCGCCCCGCAAGTCCAGCCCGACAACAACGACCTCCGCTGGTCCGCCTGGACCCAAGGCAGCGGCCTCTTCAGCAAAGGCGGCCTCTCCCTTACCCCCGGCGAAGACTTCGAAAGCGGCACCATCCTCGTCGGAGCCGACTACCTCCTCACCGACAACCTCGCCATCGGCCTCTTCGCCAGCTACCAGGAAGGCTGGGGCGACTACGACAATGGCGGTGACATCGACCTCGACGCCACCCGTTTCGGCCTCTACGCCACCTACGACCAGGGCGGCTTCTACGCCAACGCGACCATCGGGGGCGGCCAGACCTCTTTCGACATCCAACGTCCCATCCGCTGGGCCTACCTTGACCGCACCGCCACCAGCAACCCCGACGCCTACGAGTTTTTCACCAGCCTCAGCACCGGTTACGACCTCAAACGCGGCAACTGGACCTTCGGCCCCCAGCTCAGCCTCCAATACAGCAACCTCAGTCTCGACAACACCACCGAGGGCGGTGCCGGAGCCCTTAACCTCCGCCTTGACGACCCACAGATGGAAAGCCTGCGCACTTACCTCGGCGGTCGCATCGCCTACACCATCCAGGTCAACGACCGCTTCGCCATCATCCCCGAAGTCCGCGCGTTCTGGCAGCACGAATACCTCGACGGCGGCTCCGTCAACGCCACCCTCGACAGCGGCAACGGCCCCTCCTTCACCCACACCTTCAGCAATCAGGAAAAAGACAGCTTCTTTCTCGGTGCCGGCCTGGGGTTCCAAATGGGCACCCGCTTCTACGCCAACCTCTACTACAACCTCGACCTTTCCCGTCGCGACGAAGAAAACCACACCGTTTCCATCAGCGCCACCATCAGGTTCTAG
- the purM gene encoding phosphoribosylformylglycinamidine cyclo-ligase produces MSDDATNFYTSSASQHSDQPAKGHTYKQAGVDIREAAAMVGDIGQLVKRTQKQRQLAGAFGLFAAAYDLSAYKHPVIVTGCDGVGTKIELLLEHDLLENAGKDLVAMNVNDVLTTGADPILFLDYVGIGRLDKEKITRCIAGMVDYLEACGCILAGGETAEMPGMVPEGVIELSGFAIGAAEKTSLLNPASIQRGDLLIGFPSAGFHANGFSLVRRVIEAEKLSFSSTEWKALLAPTLLYHEEANALRKNVPSLRAMSHITGGGLPENLGRILVFGGHGAQIKLPKWENETVQKVLAHVDPADALHTFNSGFGWVAIVGPENAESALACGKGAVVLGQINNLGEVQIEHV; encoded by the coding sequence ATGTCCGACGACGCCACCAACTTCTACACCTCCTCAGCCAGCCAGCACAGCGACCAGCCTGCCAAGGGCCATACTTACAAACAGGCCGGCGTCGACATCCGTGAAGCGGCCGCCATGGTGGGCGACATCGGCCAGCTCGTCAAACGCACCCAGAAACAACGTCAGCTCGCCGGTGCCTTCGGACTCTTCGCCGCCGCCTACGACCTCAGCGCTTACAAACACCCGGTCATCGTCACCGGTTGTGACGGCGTGGGCACCAAAATCGAGCTCCTGCTTGAGCACGACCTTCTCGAAAACGCCGGCAAAGACCTGGTCGCCATGAACGTCAACGACGTCCTCACCACCGGTGCCGACCCCATCCTGTTTCTCGATTACGTCGGCATCGGTCGTCTCGACAAGGAAAAAATCACCCGCTGCATTGCCGGCATGGTCGATTACCTCGAAGCCTGCGGCTGCATCCTCGCCGGCGGCGAAACCGCTGAAATGCCCGGGATGGTCCCTGAAGGCGTCATCGAATTGAGCGGCTTCGCGATCGGAGCCGCAGAAAAAACCAGCCTCCTCAACCCCGCCTCCATCCAGCGCGGCGACCTCCTCATCGGCTTCCCCAGCGCCGGATTTCACGCCAACGGCTTCAGCCTCGTGCGCCGCGTCATCGAAGCCGAAAAACTCTCCTTCAGCAGCACCGAATGGAAAGCCCTGCTTGCTCCCACCCTCCTCTATCACGAAGAGGCCAACGCGCTGCGCAAAAACGTCCCTTCCCTCCGCGCCATGTCGCACATCACCGGTGGCGGACTCCCTGAAAACCTCGGACGCATCCTCGTCTTCGGCGGTCATGGTGCCCAGATCAAACTTCCCAAATGGGAAAACGAAACCGTGCAAAAAGTGCTCGCCCACGTCGATCCTGCCGACGCCCTGCACACCTTCAACAGCGGTTTCGGCTGGGTCGCCATCGTCGGACCCGAAAACGCCGAAAGCGCCCTCGCCTGCGGCAAAGGAGCCGTCGTTCTCGGCCAGATCAACAACCTCGGCGAAGTCCAGATCGAGCACGTTTAA